TATGTTACCTATTTGAATTACATCGAGCTTTCCACCTGTTACAGTATAAAAATGTTCTGCAAGAGATCTCATTTCTCTTTTATCTCGTTCTATTTGTCCATTAAGTTCTAAGAGTCCTTGATTATCTCTGGGTATTCCAATAAGAGCTGACTGAATAGCACTTTCTCTTGCAGTATAGCTTAAGCCTTTTTTGTTTTTATATGCTTCTCTTAGTTTTGCTAATTTAGGTTCAACATCACTACCACCATCTCCAAGAGCTGTACTTGTTCTTCTACTACTACCAGTACGTGGTACAAGTATTTTAAGTATTATCATAATATTCTCCTAAAATAATATTTTGTTATTCACTACATACAAAGCAATATGTTGTAGTTAGTTGATAGGAGATTATTGAAAGGGAGCAAGATTTATTGTTAACAAACTTATAACTAATTTGTTCTTATTTTTCTTTAGGATCAAATCGTCTGTCATTCACAGATATAGGTATGTTTAAATATTTATTATGTTCATTTTGAGGGACGCCAGCAGCAACAAGTGTGTTACGGTCAAATTTTTGTGTTGGATGGAGTAATTCGTGTTGTTCTTGATCGTCCTGATCCTTCTTTGTTGGAACAAGTCTTTCAATACTATCTTTTACTAGATATGCCCAGGAGTAAGATGCTGCCCTATTTAATGATTCTGTTGGCAAAGGATAAACATGAGGTCTTCCAGCAAAAAGTTTTAATTCGTCTGTTTCTCCTTTTTCTTTACGGTGTGCTATTAATATCTTTATACAGTCTAAAAGCCTAAGAGCTGTTTTATTGTCAGGATTATTTTCATCTTTTATATTTTCATCATTAATTTTGCTTTCATCTGGTGCTTTAAGATCTACTTTTAATGTTTCTGAAATATCTTTTAAAAGACAATCAGTTTTAACTACATATTCTTTAAAATGACTTGGTTTGTTGTTTGTATCAAGAACAGCTATTAGAATAGTACACCAATCATCTCTGTAATAAACTTTTACTCTTAAATTATTATGGTTAAATGCTGGCAATGATTTACCTAGTACTGATCCTATTTTCTCTTCTAGTTTTTTTTCATCTGTTGTTGTTTCGTAGATATTCTCTGGCAATTTAATTGAACCTACAAATTCTTTGTCTAAATCTTTTCTTTTTTTTCTACTTAACGCAGAATCAAACGAACTTCTTAATTCCTCTCCATCTTTACCTTGAATCTCCCTTATATAGCCACTTTTTAAATCTGCCAAATCTCCTGCAAAAATAACTTTTCTACTTCTCTTCTCTTGTATTTTAAATGCTTCAAGAATATCTTGATTTGGGTCAGTAGTAGCTTTTATAAAAACTACATGCTCAATAAATAATTTTCTTAGCTTTTCTGTTGTATCATCATTGTCATTGCTCTTTAATTTCGATTTTTCATCCTTATCTATTATTTTGGCCTTCTCTAGCTCATCTAGAAATTTATCTTTAGTAAATGTAATTGAATAAGCTTGGTAGTTTCCTGCTGCATCTTTTTTCCAGATTAGCGATTCACAGCATAGAGTCTCACTTGGAGTACCTTCACTAGTCTTAAAAGTGGAAAGTGTAATTCTGTATTCATCTTCATTAATAAACGGCGGCCTTCTATTTGGTGGAATATTTGTAGTCGAAGATTTTGGGTAACCTTTTAAATAATCATTAACTACTGGATTATTTTTTTCAATCTTAACTTGTGAAATAGATTCTGGTCTATAGCTAGAATCTGTTGATTTTCTGTATAGATCTTCGTATGTTGTACTTTCTATAAATTTTGCACCATCTTGAGCTAGTTGTTCTTGATCATCACTAGCTACATATGTTTTATACAATAGCTCTGTAAACCTCTGATGTCCATTTTTAAATTCAACTTCACTACCAGGAGGGCGATAACTTCTGCCTGTTGGGCTTAAAAATATTACATTTTTAACCTTGTCCTGCTCAGATGAGTTGACAGCTAAATCCTCAAATTCCCTAGTCCCCCACAACGCAATTTTTATTTTTTTATCAGGATCAGTTGATCCAAAATATTCAATTGTCTGTTTAGCTTTAGCTAATGGAATAATAATTTGTCTGTTTTCTTTTTTACTAGAAAAGTTTTCATCTCCTACTATGTAGTGTATATCCTTTCTGTCTACTATCCACGCTGTTACAGTCTGTAGTGTTTTACCTTCTCTATCTTTTACTTTATAAGTACCAAGACTTATAACATTTGAATCTTCTTCATGTGGAGTTTCTTTTTTGTATCGATTTATGTGTGCTAATAGATCTCTTGGGGTGTCTGTTTTTTCAAGCCTTACAATTATTTCAGGTTTAGGAGGAGAAGGTCTTGTATCTGATGGTGGAGCTGGTTTTGGAGTAGTGCTACCAGTAGAAGAGTCCTCTATCAGCTTTCCATCTTTTGACAAATTTAATAACTCTAGTACATTTTTCTTTTGCTCATTGCTTAGAGATGATTCTCCTAAATGTCTAATGTAATCAAAATAAAGATTTTGTTTTGAACTAAATTCATCTTTTGTAATAAGAATTTGGTTAAAGTTACTAAGATGACCAATACTTAAAGCAGCTTTTAATTCTTCTGTGGTAAGTAGTCCATCTTTTTTTCCAACTACCTTACCAGAGCGATCCAGTATTCCAATTGAAAGATCAGTTTTTAATAGCTGTTGTATTTTTTCTATTCTTTGTTGTATAGAAGGAGTTGTTGTAGCAGGTGGATCCATAGTTATTAATTTGTAAGTGGAACAAAATTTCTTACTCCTTTACCTTCTGTATGTTCAACTTCAGCAATACTTCCATCAATAAGATTAGTAATTGTTTTATCACTTGCACTAATACTTAAAACTAAGTCTTGCATAAGATTCATACCTCTTTCCCTAAGTGAAATTAATTTATTATAAAAATCTTCTCCAAATCTTTCTATGACAGAATTTTTACCGGCAGGGCGTTGAAGGTAGTCATCTTGTCCAAGAAATATAGCTTTTTTGTTTTTAATTTCGTTTGCATTTTCTCCTTTTAAAGTGAGAGCTGAAACAAAGTCAATTAATTTTTGACCTCTTAAAAATACATAGCCTTCATCTTTTTCTAATTTATCTAAGTAGTCTTGTTTATATGTTCCTCTAAATGCAAGTCTTGTATTACGGGATGAGTCTTGGTCTGAGTACCATATTATAAAAGCAGGTTTATTTGTACCTTTTCTAATATAGTGAACTATTTTTACCTTATTCCCAGCATCTACTGATTTGACATCTGATGGTTTAGTCCCTTCTGCAATATCAGTATCTATTGCTCTTTTTATATCATCAGGTATAGTTCCTGCTGGTGTTGCACTTGTTGATGTTACAGTATCTGCTGGTTTTATTTTCTTAATTAGATCTTCTAATTTTGTAAGTATTGCTTTTTGATCACCAGTTAAATCAGTAGCTGCTTTAAGCTTGTCAATTAAGTCAAGAAGTTTTTCTTCAGCTTCTTTATTCTTAAAACTAAAACTACCGTCCGGATTTCTAACAATTAATCTTTGTGAAATTAGTATGACTACTGGTTCCACAAAGCCCGGGAAAATTTTGCTTAAGAATTCTTTAGCTTGATTTATTTCCTCTGGAGTATAATTAAAGTCATCTGGCTCGAGAGTTTCATTTGCACCTCTTTTTGCAATTTTTTTAACTCTTTCTTGATCTACTTCATTAGTACCTCCTGCTTTGATAAAGCGATCAACATTCTTGTTCAGTTGATCATACAGTGCTCCTTGGGCAGGATTAGTCTTTTTTTCTTCTTCAATCTTATTTTGAAATTCTTTCTTACTAGTAGGTTTTCCTGCGTTAAATAATTTACTGATTAAATCTAATGTTAAACCCATGACTTTCCCTCCAAATATTTATACATTTATAGAAAGGAAAATATTAATTAAAATTGACAGCTAAAAAAATATTAAACTTTGTAACTTGCTGTCAATATTCTGTTTGCACTTACTTTGTAGTATCTGAGTAAGTAGAACCTCAAGTTCTATTTATTCTTAATACAGTTCTTACTTTGAATCTTAGTAGTTTTCTATTAAGGTCTTGAAGTAAACTTATTATTAAATCAAATATTTAAGCATAATATTTCTTTAGCTTAATAAAGCTAAATGCAATTATAGATTGGTTTTGATAAGCTTATATGTTTAAGTATTTGATCTAAGGTTACTAGTTAATTAAGGTTAAGAAGTGATTAAGTAAAATTAAGTAAGAAGTAAAATAACAAAACAATGTTTATATTAATAGCAGTTGTTGGAAAAGTTTTAACGATAGCAGCAGGAACTCCACTTGTAGCTTTTAAGAAAGCATTTAATGTTTTGACTGCAAGTAAAAGTGATATTCCTAAGTTATATTTAGAGGCTGAGCAAATGGCAGGCAAAGTGGCTATTGAAAAAGGATGGTTTGAATATTTAGGTCATCTAATAGAAAGATTAGGTTATGGTATAAGAGCACAATTAGGTTTATATGGAATTGATAAGAATGGAGCTATTAAACATTTGTCTGAACTTTCAAGTGAATTTAAAGAGAAAGGTGGTTTACTGTCTGCTCTATCTAAAGGTTATCCTAAATTTGGAGAAGCTATGAAAGCTGCTACTACAGCTATTCCTGAGCTAGGAGGAAAAGCAATATTAGGTTTTAGAGGATTGGGAGCTATGGGTTTAGGTGCTCTTGGTGCTTTAGGAGTAGGTATATTTTCAATTGGTCTTATAATTAGTTCTTATAGAGCAATAAATGCAAAAAGTAAAACGGAATGGGCAGGACCTGTAAAAACTACTACGTGGGATAAATTAACTACTTTGGCAGGACTAGCAGGTACTGCAGGTGCTGCAGCTTTATTTATTCCAGGAGCAAGTATAGCTTCGTTTGTCTTAATACCAGCTGCAGCAATAATGGCTGCTACTGGATTTGTCATGGATAAGATTTATAGTGGAACTACTTTTTATCATATGCCTGATCAGCTACCATATCCATTGAACGATGTAGCAAGATCAGTATTTAACGTAGATAGGCATATCCCTAGAATGCAATAAGTTTTGCTCTTGACATTAAAGTTAAAAATGTGTTATGGTTGGATTAAAACCATATTTAAGATTTAAAAAAAGGTTGATAATAAAAATGGATGTAGTTAGTTTATATGGCTCATATGTACAAGAAATAGTAATTCCAAAGTATCAGATTAATCAAAAACTTCTGAAAATGGTAGCTGCTAATAAGTATGAAGAAATTGCTTCTCGTGAACTACCTAAATTGCATCGTGAAGCAAACAAACTTTCATTAGACTTAAAAGAAGCAGGAGGAGATCCAAAAAAAGCAAAAAAAGTAAAAAAACAACTAAGAGCCTTAGAAGTAAGAGCAAATAAACTAAATGAAATGTTTGCAGTTGTCAGTGACGATGAATTAGCAGCTGCTAAAGTAAATCCATCTAGAAAACAAGTTGAACAAATTATAAATGCTACTGTTGAATTAAATCAGCCTACTAAAAGTGAAACCCCACAAGAAAGTGTAAAATCCCAAGTTGGTAAAAAATTAGTACGGGACAGCATGAATAATATTAAAAACAGTCAACAAGCTGCCTAAATTAGTTAGTTAGTTGAATGTTTAACTTCTTAAGAGACTAATTATACGTTCTAGAATTTTAAATCTATTTTCAATAAGCATGGATATAAGATTAACTCCTGCAGTTAAATATTTCATCTGAATTGTTAATGTGCCAATAGCTTTCTGTGCAATTGCTTTAGCTGTTGCGCTTGCAGTTGGATCCACTATAATCGCGTTATTCTGTGCAAGTTGTCCTTCAATTGTATTAGCTTCAGTCGTTACCCTTCCTAATTCACTACCTAAATCTAATCCGCCTACTGCTCCTGGCATTGCTTTTCTCCTTTAATATAAGGTTCTTAAATAGTTGCTTACCTTCAAGTTATACAAATATATTTGCTAAAAAAATTTGATAGCAAAATTTAAAACTTAATACTCTTACTTAAAAACAAGTTAAAGAATTAAAAATATTACACTTCTAATTTACGAGTAATATGGAAATATGAATTTTCAATTTGGGTTATCATTTCATTAAGTGTTTTATTGTCAAACTTTAAATCATTTAGTTTAATAATCCCTTTAAATATTCCTATTTTATTTAAGTCAATTCCTTTTTCAATAATTTTTTGGGTGGGTATATTATCAGAGATAAAAAAGGAAAATTTATCATATTCAATATATAAAGGATTAATTTTTTCAAGAATGTTTTCAATGAACAAGATTATAGGAAAGTTATTACTTATACATGCATAAGATTGTGCTTTAGAACCAACTGAAAAAGCAATGTTAATTTTTCTGTCAGTAAGATACCTGTTTAAAAATACAGATCTGCAAATCGTTGAAAACTCTTCAAATAATCCAAATATTGATATGATCCATCCAATAATTTTTGCCTCTAATTTATTTTCTTCCAGAACTTTTTTTATTTCGCTCGTGTTTTGAGCAGTAATAGTTACATCATGACCTCTTGACTTTAGTTCACTACTTAGTGCCTTTATAAAAGGAATGTGTTTAGGGTTATCAATGTCAAGCCAGATGTGCATTTTTTACTTTATATTGTTTTTTTTTCATGACTTTGACTTTATTATACCCAGTTTTTGCCTTGCTTTTTTATCCGCTGCTCCATAATGCTTGACAGTTTTGCTGAGTGAATCAAAGCTTAAGTTAACCTGCTCTTTTAAACTCACTAAAAAGTTTGTCAATATTTTTAACAGGTCTAACTTGTTTTCTTAATTTTTCGAATTCTCTTGCACCTTTACTTATATAAGCAAAGTATTCTTTTGCATTCATGTTTTTGGTTTTTTTATAGTTTTCTCCACGGATTTTATGTAATTCTTTTAACGGATCATCATTTTTATTCATTGTATTTACCCCCTTATTTATTAATATTTATTTTCCCAAGAATTGTCTTGGTGAAACTAATTCTATTAATGCATAACCTTCTCGTAGATTAATTATGTGTACTCCTTTGACAACCTTTGCTTTGACTATATGCTTAAAGTTCCATGAAACAAGAAAGTCGCATTTGATTAATGATGCTATTGCAATATGCATAGCATCATCTCTATATTTAGCTGGTATTAATTTTTCACTAATGTAGGTATTTGCTAAGTTAAGTGTTTCTTCTTTATCAGGTTGAATAACTTCTGGGCTAAATGAATCAATTAATCTTGCAAGTTCATTTTTTCTTTTAGCACTTGCCCTATTCATCTCATCTTCTACAAGGTCTGAGATTAGTACTGTATAATTACTTCTCTTGTTTCTAAGCATCTTAAAAAAATCCCATGTTACTAAACAATCTGCTCTTTCTGTTTCGAGAGCAAAATTCCAGACTGAAGTATCAATATAAAGTTTTAGTGGTTTCCCCATTTTCAATTTTTACTTTATATTGCTTTTTTTTCATGACCTTGACTTTGCTATCCTAAAGTATCTTAATTATATCCTCGGGGTAGATTTAAGTACAGAAGCAGGCTTTAACTCAAAGCCCATATTTACTTGCAAGAAATGTTTATCCATGGTCAATATTTCCTTAATTTTAAATTCTTGCATAACGACCATTGAAGACAAATCTACAAAAGAAATCCTTATAAACTACAGAATCTATTAATTCAGGGGTTAGTTCCTTATAATCTACTTCTGCACTTATACACCCTATTAATTCTTTAAGTAAGGCTTTATCTTCAGGATCCTCAAAATTTTCCTCTTCAAGAAAAATTATTATTCCTTCCTTGAAATTACTTAGATCTAAAGGTTCTAAAGGTTTTATTTCTCCATTTTCAATTTTTACTTTATACTGTTTTTTTTTCATGACTTTGATTTTATTATACCCAGTTTTTGCTTATACTTGGTTTACAAGGGTGACTTCCGTGAGAAAATGATCAGTACTGTCTAAGGTGCAGTAGCAACTTAAAGGATTTAACTGGTTTATCCAGTAAATCCGATCAAGCAAGGAAGAGCGACAAACGGAAGCTTCAGCTTGTCTGAAGCTATAAAAAATGAAAGCAATTATTTTAGCTGGTGGAAAAGGTGAAAGGCTTAGTCCTCTTACAAGTAATTGTCCCAAGGGAATGATAAAAATAGAAGGTAAACCAATACTTGAATATCAAATTGAATGGTTAAAAAAGTATGGTGTCACAGAAATTATTTTTGCATGTGGGTATCTACATGAAAAAATCAAAGAACACTTTAGAGATGGGGACAACTTTGGTATAAAGGTTTTTTATTCTGTTGAAGATGAACCTCTTGGTCGTGGTGGGGCTATTAAAAAAGCTCTCAGCATTCAGCATTCAGCATTCAGCTCTTTTTTAGTTATGAACGGTGATGTGCTTACTGAGATGAATTTAAGTTTAGCAATCAATGCTCATAACCTTGAAAAAAAAGATAAAAATATTATTGCTACAATTTGTTTGTTTCCTTATAAAAGTCCATATGGAATTGTAAGAGTAGAAAAAGATGGATTAATAAATAACTTTGATGAAAAAGGAGCATTGCCTTATTGGCTAAATGGAGGGATTTATATTTTTGAAGCTGAAATAAAAAAATATTTACCTGACAAGGGCGATCATGAGACAACTACTTTTCCAGAATTAGCAAGTAAAAAATTATTATATGGTTATAAATCCATTGATTTTTGGAGAGGAATTGATACTATAAAAGATTTAAACGAATTTTTAGTTACATGAAAAAAGCTTTAATCACAGGAATTACTGGACAAGATGGATCATATCTAGCAGAGTTTCTTTTAAACAAAGGATATGAAGTGCATGGAATAGTTAGAAGAGTTGCGATTGAAGATCCTGAAAATAGACTTTGGAGAATTAAACATTTGTTAGACAAGTTAATTCTTCATTCTGCTTCAATGGAAAGCTTTGCAAGTGTTTTTAATGTAGTTGATAAAGTTAAACCAGATGAATGTTATCATCTTGCAGCTCAAAGTTTTGTAAGTTATTCATTTGAAGATGAGTTTTCTACTATTGAAACCAATGTTAATGGGACTCATTTTATGCTAGCTGCAATTAAATCAAGAACTCCTAAGTGTAAATTTTATTTTGCTGCAAGCAGTGAAATGTTCGGGAAGGTAAAAGAAACTCCTCAGAATGAGAATACGCCCTTTAATCCAAGATCTCCTTATGGCATTTCAAAAGTTACTGGTTTTCACTTAACTAGAAATTATAGAGAGGCCTATAATTTATTTGCACTCAGTGGAATACTTTTTAATCATGAATCTCCAAAAAGAGGATATGAATTTGTTACAAGAAAGGTTACAAATACTGTTGCAAAAATAAAGTTAGGCTTAGCTAAAAAATTATATTTAGGTAACCTAGATGCTAGAAGGGATTGGGGTTTTGCAGGTGATTATGTTGAAGCAATGTGGCTTATGCTGCAACAAGACAAACCAGATGATTATGTAATTGCTAGCGGGAAAAATCATTCAGTTAAGGAATTAGTAGAAATTGCATTTGATTATGTAGGGCTTAAGTGGGAAGATTATGTTGTCATTGATGAAAGATTACATAGACCCGCTGAAATTTATGACCTAAAAGGAGATTATAGTAAAGCTAGAAATAAATTTAAATGGGAACCAAGAATGTCTTTTCAAGAACTAATAAGGAAGATGGTTGATTCAGATATTTCTTTGTTAAAGAAGTAAAAAAAATTTTAATGTATTAAAAATGGAAAGCAAGACAGATGTATTAATATTGCTAACAGACCTCTTTGATAAATCTGGTGGTATTCAGACATTTAACAGATGTCTTGTTAAAGCTCTTCAAGAAATAACCCTTGATAAAAAATTAAACATTGTTGTACTTGTATTAAGTGATAATGGTAGAAGTAAAATCCAAAACTTTTATTTAAATTCAGAGTTTATTAAGTATATTTACTGTAATGGTTCAAAGGTTAGATTTATATTTTATTTATTAGTTAATTTTTTAAAATTTTCAATAATAGTTGTAGGTCACATAAGCTTTTTACCTCTTATAGCTGTTCTAAAGATTTTTTCCTTAAGAATTAAGATATTTTTAATTATATATGGCGTAGAAGCAACAAAAAAACTTTCATTCTTATACAAATCAAGTATAGGTTGTTTAAATAAGATTTTATATATTAGTTCTTATACATTAAATAAGATGATTTCAGTAAATAATTTAAAAAGTAAATTATGCAAGATCGATCAAAATATATTTCCTTGTACCTTAGATCCTGTTTTCTATAGCAAGCTTGTCTTAAAAAATAGACAAGAATTAAATTTACCAGAAGGAAAAATAATTCTTACTGTTTCTAGACTAGACTCAAATAATCATTACAAAAATATTGACTTATTAATTGAATCAATGAGCGAAGTTTTAAAAATAATTTCTAATGTGTTTTGTATTATAGTTGGAGATGGCTCAGATAGAGAAAGACTAGAACAACTAACAAAAAACAAAAACTTGCAAGATAAAGTATTGTTTACAGGTGAAGTAACAAATAAATTATTACCTTCATATTTTAACGAGTGTAATTTATTTGTTCTTCCAAGTACAGAAGAAGGTTTTGGTATTGTATTTTTAGAAGCTATGTATTTTAGTAAGCTAGTTATAGGAGCTAGAGCTGGTGCAGTTCCTGAAGTAATAGATGATGGAATAACAGGGCTTTTAGTAGAACCAAATAATACAAGTGATTTAACAAAATGTATTATTAAAGCTCTAAGTGATAAATCTCTTCAGGATAAGATTGGCACTAGTGGAAAAAAGAAATTAGAAAATATTTATTCTTTTGAGACTTATAAGCAAAGATTGAGAAAAATATTATGCCTTTAAATCAAAATAGTTCTAAATATAAAATTGCAGCTTTACTTTCTCATCCTATTCAATATCAAGCTCCTTTTTTTAAGACTATTTCAAAATGTCATCAAATTAATTTAAAAGTTTTTTTTTGTTCTGGGTGGGGCCTTGAAGAATACAAAGATGAGGGATTTGGGCAAAGCTTTAAATGGAATATTCCACTTCTTGAAGGTTATAAGTCGGAGTTTTTAAAAAATATAAGTCCATGTCCAAATGTTTCTAATTTTTTTGGTTTAGTTAATCCAGATATTATAAAAAAAATCAAAGAAGAAAAATACGATGCACTTTG
The nucleotide sequence above comes from Candidatus Melainabacteria bacterium. Encoded proteins:
- a CDS encoding DUF354 domain-containing protein, giving the protein MHIWLDIDNPKHIPFIKALSSELKSRGHDVTITAQNTSEIKKVLEENKLEAKIIGWIISIFGLFEEFSTICRSVFLNRYLTDRKINIAFSVGSKAQSYACISNNFPIILFIENILEKINPLYIEYDKFSFFISDNIPTQKIIEKGIDLNKIGIFKGIIKLNDLKFDNKTLNEMITQIENSYFHITRKLEV
- a CDS encoding PIN domain nuclease is translated as MGKPLKLYIDTSVWNFALETERADCLVTWDFFKMLRNKRSNYTVLISDLVEDEMNRASAKRKNELARLIDSFSPEVIQPDKEETLNLANTYISEKLIPAKYRDDAMHIAIASLIKCDFLVSWNFKHIVKAKVVKGVHIINLREGYALIELVSPRQFLGK
- a CDS encoding nucleotidyltransferase family protein is translated as MKAIILAGGKGERLSPLTSNCPKGMIKIEGKPILEYQIEWLKKYGVTEIIFACGYLHEKIKEHFRDGDNFGIKVFYSVEDEPLGRGGAIKKALSIQHSAFSSFLVMNGDVLTEMNLSLAINAHNLEKKDKNIIATICLFPYKSPYGIVRVEKDGLINNFDEKGALPYWLNGGIYIFEAEIKKYLPDKGDHETTTFPELASKKLLYGYKSIDFWRGIDTIKDLNEFLVT
- a CDS encoding GDP-mannose 4,6-dehydratase; the protein is MKKALITGITGQDGSYLAEFLLNKGYEVHGIVRRVAIEDPENRLWRIKHLLDKLILHSASMESFASVFNVVDKVKPDECYHLAAQSFVSYSFEDEFSTIETNVNGTHFMLAAIKSRTPKCKFYFAASSEMFGKVKETPQNENTPFNPRSPYGISKVTGFHLTRNYREAYNLFALSGILFNHESPKRGYEFVTRKVTNTVAKIKLGLAKKLYLGNLDARRDWGFAGDYVEAMWLMLQQDKPDDYVIASGKNHSVKELVEIAFDYVGLKWEDYVVIDERLHRPAEIYDLKGDYSKARNKFKWEPRMSFQELIRKMVDSDISLLKK
- a CDS encoding glycosyltransferase family 4 protein, with the protein product MESKTDVLILLTDLFDKSGGIQTFNRCLVKALQEITLDKKLNIVVLVLSDNGRSKIQNFYLNSEFIKYIYCNGSKVRFIFYLLVNFLKFSIIVVGHISFLPLIAVLKIFSLRIKIFLIIYGVEATKKLSFLYKSSIGCLNKILYISSYTLNKMISVNNLKSKLCKIDQNIFPCTLDPVFYSKLVLKNRQELNLPEGKIILTVSRLDSNNHYKNIDLLIESMSEVLKIISNVFCIIVGDGSDRERLEQLTKNKNLQDKVLFTGEVTNKLLPSYFNECNLFVLPSTEEGFGIVFLEAMYFSKLVIGARAGAVPEVIDDGITGLLVEPNNTSDLTKCIIKALSDKSLQDKIGTSGKKKLENIYSFETYKQRLRKILCL